In Candidatus Polarisedimenticolaceae bacterium, the genomic stretch AATCCGAAGACCGGGGATCGCGTGGACGTACCGTCCAAGCGGATTCCGTACTTCAAGCCCGGCAAGGAGCTCAAGGATCTGATCAACGGCGACGACGAGGCGCAGGTCCCGTCGTCGCCGTCCACCGAAGCCTGAGCCGCCGCGTCATGTCCTCCTCCCACGACCGCCGTCCGGCCGGCCGTTACTACATCGAGACCTGGGGCTGCCAGATGAACGTGCTCGACTCCGACAAGATGTCGGGGGCGCTCGAGCACCACGGTTACGTCCGGACCGACGACGCCGCAGAGGCGGACGTCGTGCTCCTCAACACCTGCTCGATCCGGGAGAAGGCCCAGGAAAAGGTCTTCTCGGAGCTCGGCCGGCTGAAGGCCCTGAAGGACCGCCGCCCCGGCATGGTCCTCGGCGTCTGCGGCTGCGTCGCCCAGCAGGAGGGGGAGAGGATCTTCTCGCGCGCGCCCTACGTCGACGTCGTCGTGGGCACGCGCGCGACGAGCTCGCTTCCGATCCTGGTCAATCGCCTGCGCGCGGGCGACGACTCCGCGCGGCACGTGGCCGACGTCGAGATCCGCAACGACTCGATCCACTTCCCCTACGACCGGATCCGTCGCGACGGCGAAGGCCGCGGCCGTGCGTACGTCACGGTCGTCGAAGGCTGCAACCACCGATGCACGTTCTGCATCGTTCCGACCACGCGCGGGCGGGAGGTCTGCCGCGACCTCGACGACGTCGTCGGGGAGGTGAGGCACCTCGCGGCTCGCGGCGTGCACGAGGTCGAGTTCCTCGGCCAGACGGTGAACGCCTATCGCGACGCCGCCGGCAGGAATCTCGGCGATCTGCTGCGGGCGGCGGCCGACGTCGAAGGGATCGGCCGGATCCGGTTCACGACCTCGCATCCGGCCCAGATGACCGAGTCCCTGATGGACGCGATGCGCGACGCGCGGCCGAAGCTCTGCCCCTACCTGCACCTTCCGGTGCAGTCGGGGTCGAGCGCGGTCCTGCGCGCGATGCGCCGGGGCTACGACCGGTCGGGGTACCTCTCGCGGATCGAGGCGCTCCGCCGCCGCATCCCCGAGATGACCTTCGGCACCGACGTCATCGTCGGCTTCCCGACGGAGACCGACGCCGACTTCGAGCAGACGCTCGAGCTCGTGCGCGAGGTGGAGTACGACACCCTCTACTCCTTCGCCTATTCCGCGCGTCCCGGGACGGCCGCGCTCGAGTTCGGAGACGCGGTCCCCGCCGACGTGAAGATGGAGCGACTCCAGCGCCTGCAGGCGGAACAACAGGGGATCCAGGAGCGCCGCATGGCGCGCTGGGTGGGGAGCGTCGTGGAGGTTCTGGTGGACGGGCCCGACGCCAAGCGACCCGGGGTCTGGAGCGGACGCACTCCGGAGGCGCGCGTGGTCAATTTCCGAGGCGAATCGGCTCCCGGGAGGCTCGAAAGGGTCGTCGTGGAACGCGCCTCCCCGTTCGCGTTGTACGGCGTTCCTTCGCTTCCGTCGCCAGCTTGACCCGTCCGATTGGGCGCGTATATATTCCGCCGCGCTTTCTTCGAAATTCGCCGATCGCGGGAGGCCGGATGCCCGTCGAGATGAAGGTCAAAGGGCTGATGATCGATCCGGTGTCCCAGATGCCGATCATCGTCCTCAAGAAGCCCGACGACGAGACGGTGCTCCCCATCTGGGTCGGCCTCTTCGAGGCCAACGCGATCGCGATGCAGCTCGAGAACATCGTTTCGCCGCGGCCGATGACGCACGACCTCATCTGCAGCGTCATCGACGCCCTGCGCGCCACCGTCGATCGCGTCGAAATCACCGACCTGCGCGACAACACCTTCTTCGCGCTGATCCACCTGGATCGGGCGGGGGAGAAGCTCGCGATCGACGCTCGCCCGTCCGATGCGATGGCCCTGGCGCTCCGCGTTCGCGTCCCGATCTTCGTCGCCGAGAGCGTCCTCCAGAAGTCGATTCAGGGGGACGAGGAGAAGGGGGACGAGACGGAGCGGCTGCGTCGCTGGCTCGAGCAGGTCGACCCCGAGGATCTCGGCAAGCCGATGTAGCTCGGCTTTCGCCTTATCTTCGCAATAAAACCTCTTCCCCCCGCCGACATTTTAGTCGTCCCTCGCGTTGACAGGCCGGTAGACCCCGTCTACACTCGCGCCGTTCATCGAGTCCACGACATCTAGTGCCGAAGTCGCGACCCACCGCATTATCGAGGGGTCCGCGTCGACGACCGAGATCCGAAAGGAGGACGATTCGTGCCCGCCATGGTGGTGGCCGTCGCCAACCAGAAGGGCGGCGTGGGCAAGACGACCACGTCGATCAACCTCGCGGCCGCCCTGGCCCAGAAGGGGTTGAAGACCCTCCTGCTGGATCTCGACCCGCAGGGGAATGCGACCCTCTCCTTCGTCGATCCTGGATCGATCCACGGATCGATCTACGAGCTCCTGGTCGACCCCAACGTCACCGCCGAGTCGGTCATCGTCCCGGCCCAGCTACCCAGCTTGGACGTCATCGGTGCACGGATCTCCCTGGCGAAGGCGGAGGTCAAGCTGGTGGGGGAGTTCGACAGCCATTTCCGACTCAAGGACAAGATCGACCCGATCCGGGATCGTTACGATTACATCGTCATCGACACCCCCCCGACGCTCGGCATCCTCACCGTGAACGCGCTCGTCGCGGCCACGCACCTGCTGGTCCCCATCCAGTCCTCCTACTTCGCACTCGAAGGAACCGACGACCTGCTCGAGACCTTCGAGAAGATCCGGGCCCGCCCCAACCCGGCCCTCCAGTTCCTGGGAGTCGTGATCACCCTTCACGACCGCCGAACGGTGTTATCCCGGGACATTCAGAAGCAGATCCGCGAGGTCTTCGGCGAAAAGGTCTTCCGGACGGTGATCTCGAAGAGCGTCCGGCTCGAGGAGAGCCCCGCCTATCGGCAGAGCATCTTCACCTTCGCCCCAACATCCTCCGGTGCCGTGGAGTATTACAGCCTTTCCGAGGAGGTCATCGCCCGTGTCTAAGTTCCGTGGACTCCCGCAAGATCGGAAGATGCGCCACGACAGCCACTTCGTGGAGGAGATCACCTCGACGCGCTCCGAGTCGATCGGCCGCCTGATCGACATCGAGCGAATCGAGCCGAACCCGAACCAGCCCCGGAAGAACTTCGGCGACCTCTCGGAGATGGTGGCTTCCATCAAGGAGAAGGGGATCCTCGAGCCGATCCTCGTACGCATCCACGAGGGGAAGTTCCAGATCATCGCCGGCGAGCGTCGATACCAGGCGGCCAAGATCGCCGGGCTGCGCCACCTCCCGTGCATCGAGGTCGACGTCGACCACCGCGGGATGCTGGAGATCTCGCTCATCGAGAACCTGCAGCGGAAGGACCTGACCCCCTTCGAGGAGGCGGCCGCCATCCAGCGCCTCTGCGACCAGTTCCGGTACACCCACGAGGAGATCGCCCGGAAGCTCGGCAAGTCCCGGACCGTCATCACCGAAGCCCTGAGCCTCAACCGAATGCCGCCCGACGTCCAGGAGAGATGTCGGCGCGCCGACATCGAGAGCAAGTCGATGCTCCTCCAGATCGTCCGCCAGGAGACGGCCGAGCAGATGCACCACCTGATCGACAAGATCACCGGCGAGGGGTACACGCGGGAGGACGCACGGCGATTCAACCGCGAGGAACCCGGAGCGCCCAAGGCGAAACGCTTCGTGTATCGCTACCGCCCGGAGAACGAGAGTTTTCAGGTCCAGCTGACCTTCGAGAAACCGGAAGTCGACCGGGGCGAGCTGATCATGGCGCTGCGCGAGCTGCTCGAACGGCTCCTGCAGGAGGCGCAAACCGAGGGGAACCCCCAGGCCTCCTGAACCACCAAAATGGCCGCCGTTCGGCCCGAGGCGCCCCAATGGTTGACATAATATACCTTATCGGACATTAGGTCAGTGACCAGGACCGGGCGGCTCACCCGCTACCTCCTCGCGGAGCTCTGGACTCCTACCCTGCTATCGATCGCGCTCTGGGTGTCCCTGCTCCTCATGAACCAGTTCTTCCTGCTGGCGCAGATGGGCCTGCAGCAGAACCTCCCCGCGGCGACCCTCGCCCAGCTCCTCCTGCTGAGCCTTCCCAAGTGCCTGCTCCTCGCGATCCCGATGGGAACGCTCCTCGGCTCGCTGATCGGCATCGGGCGCCTCTCCGCCGATCAGGAGATCCTGGCGCTCCAGGGAGCCGGCCTCGGCCCGGCTTATCTCCTGCGGCCCCTGGCTCTCCACGGCCTTGTCTTCACGGCGTTCGCGCTCTCGATGTACTGGGTCGTGCAGCCCGCCTCGGTCCTCAAGATCCGGGAGATCAATGCGGGGATGATCCGGGCGGCGGATCTCGTCAGCGAGATCCGGCCGCGGGTCTTCTTCACCCAGATTCCGGGACTGGTCGTTTTCGTCCAGGAGGTCGATCCGAAGCGACGCGGCGTCCTGGAAGGGGTGTTGCTCTACCAGCACGACGTCGGCGGGGGAAACGAACAGCTGATCGTGGCCCGAAGCGCGACCGTCACCAAGGATGCCAGCCGCCCCTCGGGGGTTCGTGTGGATTTCAGGGACGGCACGATCCACGACTTCAAGGCCGCCGCCCCCGACGTGTACCGTCCGATCCGGTTCGACCGCTACGTCCCACCCGCGATGGCGCCTCCGGACTACCTCCTGGGTTCCTCCGGCAAGATCGGACGCGCCCCCAGCGACATGAGTGCCGGCGAGCTCCTGGCGGAGGTCCGGGCCTCGAGGGACGAGCCGGACCCGATCATCCGACCGATCCGCGAGCGATCGGCACGCCTCGAGGCGAACGCACGACTCGCCCTCCCCTTCGCCTGCCTGTTCTTCTCCCTCCTGGCGGGTCCCTTGGGAATGACCCGCGTGCGAAGCGGCAAGGGAGCCGGGTTCGCGCTGAGCATCGGGATCATCGTCGGCTACTGGCTGATCTACACGACGCTCCAAAAGCAGGCCCTGGAGGGGAGGATTCCGATCGCCCCGGCTCTCTGGGCGGCGAACCTTGCGGTCGCTCTCCTCACCCTGCTCGCGTACTCGGGGATCGGCTTCGTTTCGCGGGGAAGCGTGCGTGCCTGGTCCGCCGTGGTGTGGCGCAGGATCGTCTCGGTGCTCGAGCGGTTCGGCAAGCGCACGCCTTCTCCGGTCGCCGTCGCGTCCACGCAGAGCTGGATCCCCCAGATCGATCGTTACATCGGCGTCGCCTTTCTCCGGCTGTTCGGTCTTTCCCTGGGGTTCTGCTGGCTCGTCGTGCTCCTCTTCGAGATCAAGTCGATCGCGGACTCGCTCCCCGCCAAGTCGACCACGCCCCTCACGCAGCTGGCGGGGTATTTCCTCGCCTTCAGCCCGGGATCGCTCGGTCTCGCGGTCCCCGTCGCGGCACTGATCGGCGCCGTCGTCACCTGCACGGTCTTCGCGCGCACCGGCGAGCTGACGGCGATGCGCGCCACGGGAATGAGCGCCCGTCGCGTCGTCGCCTCGATCGTGGGACTCACGATCGTGCTTTCGATGGCCGCGTACCTCGTCCAGGACCGGATCGCGCCGCAGACCAACCTGCGTGCCCAGGCGCTCAAGGACGAGATCCTCCAGAGATCCCCGCGGACCTACGGCGCGACGCAGGGAGGCCGCTGGATTTTCGGAACGAAGAGTCGCCTCTATCACTACCGGCTCTTCGACCCCGAGTTGCGCCGGTTCCAGGGACTCAGCGTCTACATCGTCGACCTGAACGCGCCCAGCATCTCGTCCCACGCCGTGGCCCCATCCGTCCGGTGGGACGGTCAGGGCTGGCGTACCGACGGAGGGTGGATCCGGACCTTCCCGCCGGGCGGCGGGACCGGCGAGTTCAAACGCTTCGGCGCCGAGACGTCGCTCGACATCGATCCTCCGGAGCACTTCGCCCGTCGGGAGCGGACGATGACCCGGGAGAACGACCTGCCCGAGCAGATGTCCCTCGAGGATCTCGCTCAGCAGATCCGAGCGCTGGAGAACAGCGGTTTCGACACGACGCGCCTGCGCGTCGACTGGCATGTCAAGCTCGCAAGGACCTTGACCCCCCTGGTGATGGTGCTCCTCGGGCTCCCCTTCGCGTTCCGCGTCGGGCGACGAGGCTCGATGTACGGCGTCGGTGTCGCCCTGCTGCTCGTCCTCGCTTACTGGGCGGCATTCGCGATCACCAACGCGCTTGGGCTCGAGGGAGCCTTGCCTCCCCTGATCGCGGCCTGGGCGCCGAACGCGCTGTTCGCGACGCTCGGCGCGTGGATGTTCAGCCTGGTTCGAACCTGAGCCTACATTTCGAGCTTATTTAGCTCTATCTTGATATTCGGTTGATTCGGCTCTAATTCGATTGACTTTCGCCATGCGGCGGCGGCGTCGGCGACTCGCCCTTCCCTCCGGTAGGCCTCCCCGAGGAGGTTCCAGCCCTCGACCAGGCTCGGTGTCTCCCGGGTCAAGAGCTCCAAGGCGATCCGCGCCTCCCCCGCCCTCCCCTTCGCGAGCTCGAACTCCCCTCGGTGCAGGAGGGCCGTCGCCCGCGCCCGGGGATCGCGCGCCGCCCGCGCGAGCTCCGTCCTGGCGGCGGCGTCGTCCCCCCGGCCGCGGTGCACGAGCGCCAGGTTGACCCGCGCGTCCCCGTATTCAGGGTCGAGCGCGAGCGCCTCCTGCAGCCACCGCTCCGCCTCCTCGAGATTCCCACGCGCGATCGCGATCCCGGCAAGGTTGTTCCGCGGGGACGCGTATTTCGGATCGGACTCCGCCGCCCCTCGCCACAGTCGCGCGGCTTCCTCGAGGTCGCCTTGAGCGTATCGAACGCTGGCGAGGTTGTTCTGCACGATCGCGTTTCGCGGGGACTTCTCGAGGGCGCGTTCGTAGAGATCGATCGCCGACGCCAGGTCGCCTCGTTCCTGGTAGGCCAGCGCGAGGTTGTTGTAGGCGCCCATGAAGTAGGGATCGGCCTCGATCGACTCGCGATACCAGCGCTCCGCCGTCGCGCCGTCCCCCCGTCGGCGCGCCAAGTTCCCGAGGTTGTTGCGGGGCTCCGCCGCGGCGAGGGAGAGCTTCGCGGAGCGAAGCCAGGCGGCCTCCGCGCCCCGGGCGTCACCGAGCCGGTCGAGCGCGAGGCCCAGGGCGTTGTACCCCTCCCAGGCCTCCGGCTCGGCCGCGATCACCTCCCGCGCGGCGCGCTCGGAGCCCCGGAAGTCCCGGTCGTCGAGCAGCATCTGGGCGAGCTGGATGCCGGCGGCGCGTCGGGCCTCCGGCGCGGACAACGCGCGCCGAAACGCCTCCGCCGCCTCGGCGTGTCGTCCCTGCAACCGGAGGGAGGAGCCGAGATTCACGAGCAGCATGGGGTGCCCGGGGCTCGCCTCCAGCCCCGCGCGGAACGCCGCCTCCGCCTCCGCGTACCGGCCGTCGTTGAGCAACGCGACGCCCCGGTTGTTCGACTCGGAGAGCGCGGGCGCGGGGCCCCCGCGATCGGCCCCGCCGCCGAGGTACCCCAGGCTCTCGAGCTTCGCCTTCAGGTCCTCCGCCGCCGGATCGGCGATCCCGGCTGCCGTGACCGCGGCCGCGGATGCCGGAGGCTCCACGTCCTCACGAAACGCGACGGGATGGCGTTCGAAGAACGCGGGATCGATCGCCCCGGCGAGAATCCGGCCCGGCCACGACTCCGGGATCGGCTGACCGAACAGCGCGAGGATCGTGGGCGCCACGTCGTAGACGCCCGCCTCCTCGAGCCGCACCCCCGCGCGGATGTCCGGCCCCGAAAGCACGAGGACGCCGAACTTCCGATGCCAGTCCGCTGCGGGACCGTGGCCGATCCTCGAATCCGTGAGACGAGGGCGGGAGGCGTCGGTCACGAAGCCGTGATCGGACAGGACGAGCACGGTCGTTTCCGGGCCGAGCCCCTCGAGCAACCGGCCGAGATGCGCGTCGGCGGTCTCGTAGTACCGGTCCACCACCGAGCCGAAGGCGGTCGCGCGCGCCTCGCTGATCCCGGAGAGTCGCGGCGGCCGGTACGGCATGAAGAGGTGGCCGACCGTGTCCGTTCCCTCGAAGTAGACGATCTCGAGGTCCGGGGGCGCCCCGAGGCGCCGCGCGGCGAGGGCCGCGCCGAGGTAGGTGTCTCCGGATGCGATCAGCGTGCGAAGGCCGTCGAGCAGCTCTCGCTCCGCCGCATCGAACTCCCGTTCCTCGCGCCGAGGCCCGTCGAGGTAGCGCAGCACTTCCGTCCACGGGACGTCCGCGGGCTCGCGAACCAGCGGACGGACCGTCTCCCACAACTCCGGGGGCCAGGTCTTCCCCTCGCCGGTCGCGGCTTCGGGCCGGAAACCGAAGAGCTGGTACGCGACGCGGTCCGAAACGACGTACCCGTTCACGCGCTCCGACGGCCAACTGGCCCACCACGCCGTGACGCCCACGCGGGCGCCGGCGTCCGAAAGCCGGTTCCAGATCGCAGGGACCTTCCGGGACTCGTTGGTCACGGGCTGCCCGGCGCGCGGAGATCCGGCGGGTGCGAGGAAATCGAGGATCCCGTGACGGATCGGCTCGACGCCGGTCGCGACGGAGGTCCAGATCACCGGGGAGATCATCGGGGAGATGGAGAGCAGCCTCGCCCGGGTTCCGTTCTCGACGAGGCGACGGAGGTTCGGGAGCCTTCCCGCCGCGAGCAGCGGATCGACGAGGTCCCAGTCCGCGCCGTCGAGGCCCACGAGGAGAAGCCGGCGGCGGGCGAGCGGAACCGCGGCGTCCGCGGGAACGCGGGGCAGATCGAGCCCTTCCAGGCGAAGGTCCTCGAGTCGCCAGCCCAGCTCCGCGAGCTGCCGGGAGAGCTCCGACCGGAACTCCCGCTCCGCACGGGACGCGTCGCGTCGCGCATCCCGGAGCCGGAGGAGCGGCGTCGCCGCCACGCGCGAGGCCTCCACGAGCGTCGCGTCGGCCCCCGTATCCGGGAGCCGGCGCCAGGCGGAAGGGTCGGGGGCCATCCGGACGCGACCCTTCAGGCCGAAGCGCGCCCCGTCCGGAGCGACGAGCGCGAGAACGTCGCGCCCCGGAAGCTCGCGCTCGGTCCCGGCCAGACGGAGGCGCTGCAGGCGCACGAGGCCCGGCGGGGCCCACGTGAGCCCACGCTCGACCAGACGCGGGAGCCCGGGACCGGCCCCTCTCAGGACGCCGAATTCGACGGAGGGATCGACGCGGCGGACGCCGGCCGCCGCCCAGACGGCGGCAAGCGCCAGGGCGGCGGCGGCGAGGCGGGTCCGTCGCATGGAGCCGGGGCTAGGTGCCTTCGCTCCACGAGGCGAGGTAGTGCTTCTGCTCCGCGGTCAGCTTGTCGATCGAGACGCCGTTGGACTTGAGCTTCAGGCGTGCAACCTCGCGGTCGATCTTGTCCGGCACCGTGATCACGACGCGCCCGAGCTTCGCGTGGTTGCGGACCATGTATTCGGCGCCGAGCGCCTGGTTCGCGAAGCTCATGTCCATCACCGAGGCCGGGTGACCCTCCGCGGCCGCCAGGTTCACGAGGCGGCCGTCGGCGAGCAGATAGATACGGCGGCCGTCCTTGAGCTCGAACTCCTCGACGAACTCCCGCGCCATGCGGCGCTTGCGCGCGAGCTTCCCGAGGGCCGGGATGTCGATCTCGACGTTGAAGTGTCCCGAGTTGCAGACGATGCAGCCGTCCTTCATCTTCGCGAAGTGCTCGCCGCGCAATACGGACTTGTTCCCCGTGACGGTGACGATCACGTCGGCCTCGCGGACCGCCTGCGCCATCGGCCGCACCCGGAAGCCGTCCATGCACGCCTCGATCGCCGGGATCGGATCGATCTCGGTGACGATGACGTTCGCCCCGAGCCCCTGGGCGCGCTTGGCGATGCCCTTGCCGCACCAGCCGTAGCCGGCGACGACCACCGTCGCTCCCGCGAGCAGGACGTTCGTGGCGCGCACGATCCCGTCGATCGTGGACTGCCCCGTCCCGTAGCGGTTGTCGAAGAAGTGCTTGGTCATCGCATCGTTGACCGCCATCACCGGATACTGCAGGACGCCGTCCTTGGCCATCGCCTTGAGGCGGATGACGCCGGTCGTGGTCTCCTCGGTGCCCGCGACGACCGTCCCGAGCATCTCCTTGCGGTCCGTGTGGAGCATGGTCACGAGATCGCAGCCGTCGTCCATGGTCATCGTCGGTTTGGCGTCGATGGCGGCCATGATGTGGCTGTAATAACGCGCGTTGTCCTCGCCCTTCACGGCGTAGGTCGAGATGCCGTATTCCGCGACGAGCGCGGCGGCGACGTCGTCCTGCGTCGACAGCGGGTTCGAGGCGCACAGGTAGATTTCGGCGCCGCCGGCCGCCAGGGTCCGCATCAGGTTCGCCGTCTCGGTCGTCACGTGCAGGCACGCGGCGACGCGCTGGCCGGCGAGGGGCTTCTCCCTGGCGAAGCGCTCGCGGATGCTGCCGAGCACCGGCATGCTGCGGTCCGCCCATTCGATGCGGCGGCGTCCTTCGGCGGCGAGTCCGAGGTCCTTGACGTCATGGGGCACGAAACGGTTCTTCGCGCCCACCACCTTGTTCTTCATGCCTTGACTCCGCGGGAAAGGGCCTCCGCGTGCGTGGTCGTCTCCCAGGTGAACCCTGGCTCGAGACGGCCGAAGTGCCCGTACGCGGCGGTGCGCCGGTAGATGGGCTTGCGGAGGTCGAGATGTTCGATGATGCCCTTGGGGGTGAGCTGGAAGACGTCCCGGACGGCGCGCTCGATCGAGGCTTCCGGGACCTTGCCGGTCCCGAAGGTGTCGACGAGGACCGAGACCGGCTCCGCGACGCCGATGGCGTAGGCGAGCTGGACCTCCGCGCGATCGGCGAGGCCCGCGGCGACGATGTTCTTCGCGACGTGACGCGCCATGTACGACGCCGAGCGGTCGACCTTCGTCGGGTCCTTCCCCGAGAAGGCGCCGCCGCCGTGACGCCCCATGCCGCCGTAGGTGTCGACGATGATCTTGCGGCCGGTGAGCCCCGTGTCGCCGTGCGGCCCGCCGACGACGAAGCGTCCCGTCGGGTTCACGAGGACGCGCGTGCGCGCGTCGAGCAGGTGCGGCGGGATCACGGCCTTGATCACCGTCTCCCGGACCGCTTCCTCGATCTGCGCGTTGGTCGCCGACGGCGCGTGTTGCGTGGAGACCACGACGGTGTCCACGCGGATCGGGGCGGGCCCGTCGTATTCGATCGTGACCTGCGACTTTCCGTCGGGGCGGAAGAACTCCACCAGGCCGCGCTTCCGGCACTCGGCCAGGCGCTGGGTCAGCCGGTGCGCGAGCATGATCGGCATGGGCATCAGCTCGTCGGTCTCGCGGCAGGCGTAGCCGAACATCATCCCCTGGTCGCCGGCGCCCCCGGTGTCGACGCCCATCGCGATGTCGCGGGACTGCTCGTCGATCGCCGACAGGACGGAGCAGCTGCGGGCGTCCAGCCCGAAGGCGGCGTCCGTGTAGCCGATCTCCTCGATCGTGCGGCGCGCGACCTTCGGAAGGTCGACGTAGGTGGTCGTGGAGATCTCGCCGGCGATGAGGCAGAGCCCCGTCGTGAGCAGGCTCTCGCACGCCACCCGCCCGAGAGGATCCGGATCGAGGATGGCGTCGAGGACGGCGTCGGAGATCTGGTCCGCGACCTTGTCGGGGTGCCCCTCGGTAACGGATTCGGACGAGAACAGATGGCGGCCCTGGACCGGCATGCCGGCTCCTTTCGTCGATAAAAGGCGGGGGATGGTATCACCCGGCCGAAAGCCGCCTCAACGCCCCATGACACGGGCCCGGTAGCGCAGCCGGCCCGGCCCCAGGACCTCTTCCACCGCCGCGATCAGCCGCGTCGAGGGGCCGACGCGCATGGAAGGCTCCGCGCGGGCGACCATCCGGAACCGCCCCGGCCGCACGAGCTCGAGATAGACCGGCAGCTCCCCGGGGCTCCCCTCGAGCGCCTTCCTCAGGCGCCGGATCGTCCCGTCGTCGAGATCCCCGTCCTCGAGGCGCACCTGGACCGCCTGGGCCTTCTTTTCCCGCGCGTCGTCGAGAACCATGACGTCGTCCGCCGTCAGCCGGACGCGCCCGTCCTCGTTCTCCGCCCGCCCCGTGACGAGAAGCGCCCGGCCGTTCTCGAGGAGCGTCTGCGACGCCTCGAACGTCTTGGGGAAAACGAGGGTCTCGACGTGGCCGTCGAGGTCCTCGAGCTGCAGGGAGGC encodes the following:
- the miaB gene encoding tRNA (N6-isopentenyl adenosine(37)-C2)-methylthiotransferase MiaB, yielding MSSSHDRRPAGRYYIETWGCQMNVLDSDKMSGALEHHGYVRTDDAAEADVVLLNTCSIREKAQEKVFSELGRLKALKDRRPGMVLGVCGCVAQQEGERIFSRAPYVDVVVGTRATSSLPILVNRLRAGDDSARHVADVEIRNDSIHFPYDRIRRDGEGRGRAYVTVVEGCNHRCTFCIVPTTRGREVCRDLDDVVGEVRHLAARGVHEVEFLGQTVNAYRDAAGRNLGDLLRAAADVEGIGRIRFTTSHPAQMTESLMDAMRDARPKLCPYLHLPVQSGSSAVLRAMRRGYDRSGYLSRIEALRRRIPEMTFGTDVIVGFPTETDADFEQTLELVREVEYDTLYSFAYSARPGTAALEFGDAVPADVKMERLQRLQAEQQGIQERRMARWVGSVVEVLVDGPDAKRPGVWSGRTPEARVVNFRGESAPGRLERVVVERASPFALYGVPSLPSPA
- a CDS encoding bifunctional nuclease family protein, with product MPVEMKVKGLMIDPVSQMPIIVLKKPDDETVLPIWVGLFEANAIAMQLENIVSPRPMTHDLICSVIDALRATVDRVEITDLRDNTFFALIHLDRAGEKLAIDARPSDAMALALRVRVPIFVAESVLQKSIQGDEEKGDETERLRRWLEQVDPEDLGKPM
- a CDS encoding ParA family protein → MVVAVANQKGGVGKTTTSINLAAALAQKGLKTLLLDLDPQGNATLSFVDPGSIHGSIYELLVDPNVTAESVIVPAQLPSLDVIGARISLAKAEVKLVGEFDSHFRLKDKIDPIRDRYDYIVIDTPPTLGILTVNALVAATHLLVPIQSSYFALEGTDDLLETFEKIRARPNPALQFLGVVITLHDRRTVLSRDIQKQIREVFGEKVFRTVISKSVRLEESPAYRQSIFTFAPTSSGAVEYYSLSEEVIARV
- a CDS encoding ParB/RepB/Spo0J family partition protein, which produces MSKFRGLPQDRKMRHDSHFVEEITSTRSESIGRLIDIERIEPNPNQPRKNFGDLSEMVASIKEKGILEPILVRIHEGKFQIIAGERRYQAAKIAGLRHLPCIEVDVDHRGMLEISLIENLQRKDLTPFEEAAAIQRLCDQFRYTHEEIARKLGKSRTVITEALSLNRMPPDVQERCRRADIESKSMLLQIVRQETAEQMHHLIDKITGEGYTREDARRFNREEPGAPKAKRFVYRYRPENESFQVQLTFEKPEVDRGELIMALRELLERLLQEAQTEGNPQAS
- a CDS encoding LptF/LptG family permease; translated protein: MTRTGRLTRYLLAELWTPTLLSIALWVSLLLMNQFFLLAQMGLQQNLPAATLAQLLLLSLPKCLLLAIPMGTLLGSLIGIGRLSADQEILALQGAGLGPAYLLRPLALHGLVFTAFALSMYWVVQPASVLKIREINAGMIRAADLVSEIRPRVFFTQIPGLVVFVQEVDPKRRGVLEGVLLYQHDVGGGNEQLIVARSATVTKDASRPSGVRVDFRDGTIHDFKAAAPDVYRPIRFDRYVPPAMAPPDYLLGSSGKIGRAPSDMSAGELLAEVRASRDEPDPIIRPIRERSARLEANARLALPFACLFFSLLAGPLGMTRVRSGKGAGFALSIGIIVGYWLIYTTLQKQALEGRIPIAPALWAANLAVALLTLLAYSGIGFVSRGSVRAWSAVVWRRIVSVLERFGKRTPSPVAVASTQSWIPQIDRYIGVAFLRLFGLSLGFCWLVVLLFEIKSIADSLPAKSTTPLTQLAGYFLAFSPGSLGLAVPVAALIGAVVTCTVFARTGELTAMRATGMSARRVVASIVGLTIVLSMAAYLVQDRIAPQTNLRAQALKDEILQRSPRTYGATQGGRWIFGTKSRLYHYRLFDPELRRFQGLSVYIVDLNAPSISSHAVAPSVRWDGQGWRTDGGWIRTFPPGGGTGEFKRFGAETSLDIDPPEHFARRERTMTRENDLPEQMSLEDLAQQIRALENSGFDTTRLRVDWHVKLARTLTPLVMVLLGLPFAFRVGRRGSMYGVGVALLLVLAYWAAFAITNALGLEGALPPLIAAWAPNALFATLGAWMFSLVRT
- a CDS encoding tetratricopeptide repeat protein, translating into MRRTRLAAAALALAAVWAAAGVRRVDPSVEFGVLRGAGPGLPRLVERGLTWAPPGLVRLQRLRLAGTERELPGRDVLALVAPDGARFGLKGRVRMAPDPSAWRRLPDTGADATLVEASRVAATPLLRLRDARRDASRAEREFRSELSRQLAELGWRLEDLRLEGLDLPRVPADAAVPLARRRLLLVGLDGADWDLVDPLLAAGRLPNLRRLVENGTRARLLSISPMISPVIWTSVATGVEPIRHGILDFLAPAGSPRAGQPVTNESRKVPAIWNRLSDAGARVGVTAWWASWPSERVNGYVVSDRVAYQLFGFRPEAATGEGKTWPPELWETVRPLVREPADVPWTEVLRYLDGPRREEREFDAAERELLDGLRTLIASGDTYLGAALAARRLGAPPDLEIVYFEGTDTVGHLFMPYRPPRLSGISEARATAFGSVVDRYYETADAHLGRLLEGLGPETTVLVLSDHGFVTDASRPRLTDSRIGHGPAADWHRKFGVLVLSGPDIRAGVRLEEAGVYDVAPTILALFGQPIPESWPGRILAGAIDPAFFERHPVAFREDVEPPASAAAVTAAGIADPAAEDLKAKLESLGYLGGGADRGGPAPALSESNNRGVALLNDGRYAEAEAAFRAGLEASPGHPMLLVNLGSSLRLQGRHAEAAEAFRRALSAPEARRAAGIQLAQMLLDDRDFRGSERAAREVIAAEPEAWEGYNALGLALDRLGDARGAEAAWLRSAKLSLAAAEPRNNLGNLARRRGDGATAERWYRESIEADPYFMGAYNNLALAYQERGDLASAIDLYERALEKSPRNAIVQNNLASVRYAQGDLEEAARLWRGAAESDPKYASPRNNLAGIAIARGNLEEAERWLQEALALDPEYGDARVNLALVHRGRGDDAAARTELARAARDPRARATALLHRGEFELAKGRAGEARIALELLTRETPSLVEGWNLLGEAYRREGRVADAAAAWRKSIELEPNQPNIKIELNKLEM
- the ahcY gene encoding adenosylhomocysteinase — its product is MKNKVVGAKNRFVPHDVKDLGLAAEGRRRIEWADRSMPVLGSIRERFAREKPLAGQRVAACLHVTTETANLMRTLAAGGAEIYLCASNPLSTQDDVAAALVAEYGISTYAVKGEDNARYYSHIMAAIDAKPTMTMDDGCDLVTMLHTDRKEMLGTVVAGTEETTTGVIRLKAMAKDGVLQYPVMAVNDAMTKHFFDNRYGTGQSTIDGIVRATNVLLAGATVVVAGYGWCGKGIAKRAQGLGANVIVTEIDPIPAIEACMDGFRVRPMAQAVREADVIVTVTGNKSVLRGEHFAKMKDGCIVCNSGHFNVEIDIPALGKLARKRRMAREFVEEFELKDGRRIYLLADGRLVNLAAAEGHPASVMDMSFANQALGAEYMVRNHAKLGRVVITVPDKIDREVARLKLKSNGVSIDKLTAEQKHYLASWSEGT